In Zingiber officinale cultivar Zhangliang chromosome 1A, Zo_v1.1, whole genome shotgun sequence, a genomic segment contains:
- the LOC122000420 gene encoding agamous-like MADS-box protein AGL80, whose product MGRKKVKLAWITNDATRRTTFEKRKKGLVKKVSELATLCGVEACLVVYGPQDAAEAEPEVWPSPAETARVATRFNSMPEMYRWRKMTDQEDFLRQRVAKLQDQLRRQDRESRELEVSLFAHEIMAGGRILDDADLNDAMGLVQMIDMKLKLVQNRIAGPSQVYLWC is encoded by the coding sequence ATGgggaggaagaaggtgaagctcGCATGGATCACCAATGATGCCACGAGACGCACCACCTTCGAGAAGCGGAAGAAGGGCCTGGTGAAGAAGGTGAGCGAGCTGGCCACGCTCTGCGGCGTCGAGGCGTGCCTGGTCGTCTACGGGCCTCAGGATGCGGCGGAGGCGGAGCCGGAGGTGTGGCCGTCGCCGGCGGAGACAGCTCGCGTGGCCACGCGCTTCAATAGCATGCCGGAGATGTACCGGTGGCGCAAGATGACCGACCAGGAGGACTTCCTCCGGCAGCGCGTCGCCAAGCTGCAGGACCAACTCCGCCGCCAGGATCGCGAGAGCAGGGAGCTCGAAGTCAGCCTCTTCGCCCACGAGATTATGGCCGGCGGGCGGATCCTGGACGACGCTGACCTAAATGACGCGATGGGACTGGTGCAGATGATAGACATGAAGCTGAAGCTGGTGCAGAACAGGATAGCAGGGCCGTCTCAAGTCTATTTATGGTGCTAG